One window from the genome of Abditibacteriota bacterium encodes:
- a CDS encoding carbohydrate kinase has product GCSSLCGLKDTVIVNGSHDQVTAALGSGITGAGAASDGMGSVECITPVFSSVPGEKAFYAKGYSVVPYAIDGLYACYILAFTCGTAVKWFRNTFAPGRTYAELSGSVGDEPSGLVCIPHFGGAATPYMDETARAMFYGVTLETDASRLYRSILEGANYEMLLNLEVMREFGAEPEELTVTGGGSKSPEWLQIKADILNKKIISIDVEEAGTVGTLMLAGTAIGAFDSLQSAREILIKPKAEYLPRPDMHERYMETYAIYKTLSLAKQGI; this is encoded by the coding sequence CGGCTGTTCGTCCCTGTGCGGACTGAAGGACACGGTCATTGTCAACGGCTCTCACGATCAGGTGACCGCCGCTCTCGGCTCGGGGATCACAGGCGCTGGGGCAGCCTCAGATGGTATGGGCAGCGTGGAATGTATCACCCCGGTGTTTTCGTCGGTCCCCGGGGAAAAAGCCTTTTATGCCAAGGGCTACTCGGTGGTCCCCTACGCTATAGACGGTCTTTACGCCTGCTATATACTGGCTTTTACCTGCGGCACGGCGGTCAAGTGGTTCCGCAACACTTTTGCTCCCGGCAGGACCTACGCCGAACTGTCCGGCAGCGTGGGTGACGAGCCCTCCGGGCTGGTGTGCATCCCACACTTCGGAGGCGCGGCTACTCCCTACATGGACGAGACCGCCAGGGCTATGTTTTACGGCGTGACCCTGGAAACGGACGCCAGCAGGCTCTACAGGTCTATCCTGGAAGGCGCCAACTACGAAATGCTGCTGAATCTGGAAGTGATGCGGGAATTCGGCGCCGAGCCGGAGGAGCTGACGGTCACAGGCGGCGGCTCCAAAAGCCCCGAGTGGCTGCAGATCAAGGCGGATATCCTGAACAAAAAGATCATATCCATCGACGTGGAAGAGGCGGGGACCGTGGGCACCCTCATGCTGGCCGGGACCGCCATAGGCGCCTTTGACAGCCTGCAGTCTGCCCGGGAGATCCTCATCAAGCCCAAGGCGGAATATCTGCCACGGCCGGATATGCACGAGAGGTATATGGAAACCTACGCGATATACAAGACCCTTTCCCTGGCTAAGCAGGGGATATGA
- the hydE gene encoding [FeFe] hydrogenase H-cluster radical SAM maturase HydE — protein sequence MILDNTFNAVTDTLRDTHSISREGLRLLLESEDAEHAEYLFRTARATAEQTFGKEIYLRGLVEFTNYCKNDCFYCGIRRSNSKAERYRLTEEEILACCDMGAELGFGTFVLQGGEDPYFTDDRICGIVEKIKQAHPSCAVTLSIGEKPRDSYRRYFDAGADRYLLRHETANEEHYGRLHPAVMSLANRKRCLFDLKDIGFQTGCGFMVGSPFQTIDAIYDDIEFMRELRPHMIGIGPFIAHKDTPFAGEPDGSVSRTLRLLSVLRLLFPKALLPATTALGTADPRGREKGILAGANVLMPNLSPVKVRKKYMIYDGKICTGEEAAECNACLKRRVESIGYRIAGGRGDHPDFADKNG from the coding sequence ATTATTTTGGACAACACGTTTAACGCTGTGACGGATACTCTGCGGGACACACACAGCATCTCGCGGGAAGGGCTGCGGCTCCTGTTGGAAAGCGAAGACGCAGAACACGCAGAATATCTGTTCCGGACCGCGAGAGCGACCGCAGAGCAGACCTTTGGAAAAGAGATCTACCTGCGGGGCCTTGTGGAATTTACCAACTATTGCAAAAACGACTGCTTTTACTGCGGCATCAGACGGAGCAACTCAAAGGCAGAGCGATACAGGCTCACCGAAGAAGAGATCCTCGCCTGCTGCGATATGGGCGCAGAGCTGGGCTTTGGGACCTTTGTCCTGCAGGGAGGAGAAGACCCCTACTTCACCGACGACAGGATATGCGGCATAGTGGAGAAGATCAAACAGGCCCACCCTTCCTGCGCCGTGACTCTTTCCATAGGCGAAAAGCCCCGGGACAGCTACCGAAGGTATTTTGACGCCGGCGCCGACAGGTATCTGCTGCGGCACGAGACAGCCAACGAAGAGCATTACGGCAGACTGCATCCGGCAGTCATGTCCCTGGCCAACAGAAAAAGGTGCCTGTTTGACCTGAAGGATATCGGCTTTCAGACAGGCTGCGGCTTTATGGTGGGAAGCCCCTTTCAGACCATAGACGCCATTTATGACGACATAGAGTTCATGCGGGAGCTCAGGCCCCATATGATAGGCATAGGCCCCTTTATCGCCCACAAGGACACCCCCTTTGCCGGCGAACCCGACGGCAGCGTGTCCCGGACTCTCAGGCTGCTGTCCGTATTGAGGCTGCTGTTTCCCAAGGCGCTTTTGCCTGCCACTACGGCGCTGGGGACCGCAGACCCCCGGGGGAGAGAAAAAGGCATCCTGGCAGGCGCCAACGTCCTCATGCCCAATCTGTCGCCCGTGAAGGTGCGGAAAAAATATATGATATATGACGGCAAGATATGCACAGGCGAGGAAGCGGCCGAATGCAATGCCTGCCTGAAACGCAGGGTCGAGAGCATAGGCTATCGTATAGCCGGCGGCAGAGGCGACCACCCGGATTTTGCGGATAAAAACGGATAA
- the larC gene encoding nickel pincer cofactor biosynthesis protein LarC produces the protein MNILYFDMPMGISGDMVLGAMVDLGADIALLTAALDSLGLSDKYTIRFGRRNTYGIDCSDVDIETVHEHEHRSFGDIKGIIAASALSDRAKATAISVFGRLAAAEGKVHGKAPEEVHFHEVGAIDSIIDICGFAVCRELLHADEIRFGILPAFTGTVRCAHGVIPLPAPAVCQLTRGLLYGGEPRRFELITPTGAAILGEGAQQPVTKGRLLSAGCGSGKKDMGEPNYLRAVLYAAEEGSDRVLEICFETDDMNPELYPHLSQKLLAAGALEVHSAPVIMKKGRPGLAVTVLCPVDKKDETAAIIFANSTTIGLRYAEKERITLDRETVSLCTPWGSVRAKKTVFRGQTANVKPEADDCLRIANENDVPLKQVYDSLKER, from the coding sequence ATGAACATACTATATTTTGACATGCCCATGGGGATCAGCGGAGATATGGTCCTGGGAGCCATGGTGGACCTGGGAGCCGACATAGCTTTGCTGACGGCGGCCCTGGACAGCCTGGGGCTCTCCGACAAATACACCATCCGCTTCGGGCGAAGGAACACCTACGGAATAGACTGCTCTGACGTCGATATAGAGACGGTCCACGAGCACGAGCACAGAAGCTTTGGCGACATCAAAGGGATAATAGCAGCGTCGGCGCTCTCCGACAGGGCCAAGGCCACAGCCATTTCGGTATTTGGCAGGCTGGCTGCCGCAGAAGGCAAGGTCCACGGCAAAGCGCCGGAAGAGGTGCACTTTCACGAGGTGGGCGCCATAGACAGCATCATAGACATCTGCGGCTTTGCGGTGTGCCGGGAGTTGCTGCATGCAGACGAAATCAGGTTTGGCATCCTGCCGGCCTTTACGGGCACCGTCCGGTGCGCCCACGGCGTGATCCCCCTTCCCGCCCCCGCTGTCTGCCAGCTGACCCGGGGCCTGCTGTACGGCGGCGAGCCCCGCCGCTTTGAGCTCATCACGCCCACTGGGGCGGCCATTCTCGGGGAAGGCGCGCAGCAGCCGGTGACAAAGGGCCGCTTGCTGTCTGCCGGCTGCGGCAGCGGCAAAAAGGACATGGGAGAGCCCAATTATCTGCGGGCCGTCCTGTATGCAGCAGAAGAAGGCTCGGACAGAGTGCTGGAAATATGCTTTGAGACCGACGATATGAACCCGGAGCTCTATCCCCACCTGTCGCAAAAACTGCTGGCAGCCGGCGCTCTGGAGGTGCATTCGGCTCCGGTCATCATGAAAAAGGGACGCCCGGGCCTGGCGGTCACGGTGCTGTGTCCCGTGGACAAAAAGGACGAAACGGCCGCCATCATATTTGCCAACTCCACCACCATAGGCCTGCGCTATGCCGAAAAAGAACGCATCACTCTGGACAGGGAGACCGTCAGCCTGTGCACGCCCTGGGGCAGCGTAAGGGCTAAGAAGACCGTGTTTCGGGGCCAAACGGCCAACGTGAAGCCCGAGGCCGACGACTGCCTGCGCATAGCCAACGAAAATGACGTACCCCTCAAGCAGGTCTATGACAGCCTGAAGGAAAGATAA